In the genome of Sphingomonas naphthae, one region contains:
- a CDS encoding DUF2786 domain-containing protein, with protein sequence MSGFDDPFERVREIAATVRKCLALAKRSEFEGEARAATGRAWALISAHDLDPSDFDLPPDCAPFEDDISDHQACFDAAEDAAAYLSANGTPCYRKTARYEVPRAWIVPTRLHPVVTDSMIVDAAIAAGWDETKARKRRLVNGHRV encoded by the coding sequence GTGAGCGGCTTCGACGATCCGTTCGAGCGTGTGCGCGAGATCGCCGCCACGGTTCGCAAGTGCCTCGCGCTGGCGAAGCGGAGCGAGTTCGAGGGTGAGGCGCGCGCCGCGACCGGTCGCGCCTGGGCGCTCATTTCCGCGCACGATCTCGACCCCAGCGACTTCGATCTGCCGCCGGACTGCGCGCCGTTCGAGGACGATATCTCCGACCATCAAGCCTGTTTCGACGCGGCCGAGGACGCGGCAGCCTACCTCTCGGCCAACGGCACGCCCTGCTATCGCAAGACCGCGAGATATGAGGTGCCGCGCGCCTGGATCGTGCCGACACGCCTCCATCCCGTCGTCACGGACAGCATGATCGTCGATGCCGCGATCGCAGCGGGCTGGGATGAAACCAAGGCGCGTAAGCGGCGGCTGGTGAACGGCCACCGCGTATGA
- a CDS encoding LexA family protein, whose amino-acid sequence MTPHHVVALDYIRERIAEIGCAPTLDEIGARLTISKTNAHRIVELLIADGKLLRRGTGRNRDLALPDLPDLVAIPTAALRRELARRGVTLEALHRERPIASAYAPTCAVPRCGEPVESGHLMCRDHWYSVDRDHRNEIFRLHGIAKRSRLTADSNAYSDAVWRAATQAAERGRQ is encoded by the coding sequence GTGACCCCCCATCACGTCGTCGCGCTCGACTATATCCGCGAGCGGATTGCTGAGATCGGCTGCGCGCCGACTCTCGATGAGATCGGCGCCCGGCTGACGATCAGCAAGACGAATGCGCATCGCATCGTCGAGCTGCTGATCGCGGACGGTAAGCTCCTGCGGCGCGGCACCGGCCGCAACCGCGATCTCGCTCTGCCTGATCTGCCAGACCTCGTGGCGATCCCGACCGCCGCGCTCCGCCGCGAACTGGCGCGCCGGGGCGTGACGCTAGAGGCGCTCCACCGCGAGCGGCCGATCGCCTCGGCTTACGCGCCGACCTGCGCCGTCCCTCGGTGCGGCGAGCCGGTCGAAAGCGGCCATCTGATGTGCCGGGACCATTGGTACAGCGTCGATCGCGATCATCGTAACGAGATCTTCCGGCTCCACGGCATCGCGAAGCGATCGCGCCTCACCGCCGACAGCAATGCCTATAGCGATGCGGTCTGGCGGGCGGCCACCCAAGCGGCCGAGCGAGGCCGCCAGTGA
- a CDS encoding ParB N-terminal domain-containing protein gives MAQKLLAEIYAGSPEGEQRARLAAPTVVGEIILVETRDVRIGQRLRAVDPMWASALGQIMVAEGQKTEIEVCRVEGEAGWLLVAGAHRVTGAQLAGIEYLRAKVVEADAQERIAREVSENLWRRGLDPIDRASFIAELVALHKERNGIDPEKDGRAVSIATRWQKALKAEACDTNETISFVYGWSEQIGTSLGLGRRSIELDLLLHRRLAPSLIARLRNYADDDGIVVGHPILKNASQLRALAKLDERQQGLVVTLLVGDQAKTVSGAVSTLQQKPRQSPEDKALSAFIGSFGRMGLTEKKGALSQLIGMMSGSLIDHAIAELKKGGNL, from the coding sequence ATGGCGCAGAAGCTTTTGGCGGAGATTTACGCGGGTTCGCCTGAAGGAGAACAGCGCGCTCGGCTTGCCGCGCCGACGGTCGTTGGTGAAATCATTCTCGTTGAGACAAGGGATGTGCGCATCGGCCAGCGCCTGCGCGCCGTTGATCCGATGTGGGCGAGTGCTCTCGGCCAGATCATGGTTGCGGAGGGGCAGAAAACCGAGATCGAGGTCTGCCGCGTCGAGGGCGAAGCCGGCTGGCTGCTGGTCGCCGGGGCGCATCGCGTTACGGGCGCGCAGCTGGCCGGGATCGAGTATTTGCGCGCCAAAGTCGTCGAGGCCGACGCGCAAGAGCGTATCGCTCGCGAGGTAAGCGAGAACCTTTGGCGGCGCGGGCTCGATCCGATCGACCGCGCCTCATTCATTGCGGAATTGGTCGCGCTCCATAAGGAGCGCAACGGTATCGATCCAGAGAAGGACGGCCGTGCCGTCTCGATCGCGACGCGGTGGCAGAAGGCGTTGAAAGCCGAGGCGTGCGATACAAACGAAACGATTTCGTTTGTATATGGATGGTCGGAACAGATTGGCACTTCGCTTGGTCTCGGGCGTCGTTCAATTGAGCTTGATCTCCTTCTCCACCGCCGCCTCGCACCCTCCCTGATTGCTCGCCTGCGGAATTACGCCGACGATGATGGCATCGTGGTGGGGCATCCCATCCTTAAGAACGCATCCCAGCTCCGCGCCTTGGCCAAGCTGGATGAGAGGCAACAGGGGTTGGTGGTCACCCTGTTGGTCGGCGACCAGGCGAAGACGGTCAGCGGCGCGGTGTCAACGCTTCAGCAGAAGCCCCGCCAGTCGCCCGAGGACAAGGCGCTATCCGCGTTCATCGGCTCGTTCGGCCGCATGGGGCTGACCGAGAAGAAGGGCGCTCTCAGCCAGCTCATCGGCATGATGAGCGGCAGCCTGATCGATCACGCGATCGCCGAGCTAAAGAAGGGGGGCAACCTGTGA
- a CDS encoding helix-turn-helix domain-containing protein, with translation MNIADMHREDVKAGLRKRFGTIAAFERARSLPPKSVNDVLRGSTNARVTEAIEKALTEPLAPTNRPDFSGCSADAELSHRIIVGGR, from the coding sequence ATGAACATCGCAGACATGCATCGCGAAGACGTCAAGGCGGGCTTGCGAAAGCGGTTCGGAACGATCGCTGCCTTCGAGCGCGCGCGGTCGCTCCCGCCCAAGTCGGTGAATGACGTCTTACGCGGCAGCACCAACGCCCGTGTGACAGAGGCTATCGAAAAGGCACTCACGGAACCGCTCGCTCCTACAAATCGACCCGACTTTTCGGGTTGTAGCGCGGATGCCGAGCTGTCGCACCGTATAATCGTGGGAGGGCGCTAG
- a CDS encoding YozE family protein produces the protein MWRHIVIAHQSDTPKATFGSWLLAQKSRSDAVGHLAQAAATDRQFPRDGDPKAVSRRLNQLGADTEMHEALEAAELDYHCH, from the coding sequence ATGTGGAGACACATAGTGATCGCGCATCAATCAGATACGCCTAAGGCAACCTTTGGCTCTTGGTTACTCGCTCAGAAAAGCCGCTCAGATGCGGTCGGTCACCTCGCACAGGCTGCTGCCACAGATCGGCAATTTCCGCGCGACGGCGATCCAAAGGCGGTCAGCCGCAGGCTCAACCAGCTCGGGGCAGATACCGAAATGCACGAAGCGCTCGAAGCCGCCGAGCTGGACTACCACTGTCACTGA
- a CDS encoding DNA topoisomerase IB — MTAKSAANDPHPLPSKLVYVDDQLPGISRRKSGHGWAYFDARGQRIRDREEIDRLNAVAMPPAYKDCWFCPSPHGHILATGFDEKGRKQYRYHPAFREAKDSAKYERCADFGRHLPLLRARVEADLAGRKLARDTVLAAIVRLLDLGRVRVGNEAYAKANKSFGATTLRNRHAKVSGSKLRLEYLGKSGKMQKLTIEDGRLARIVRRCQDLPGQHLFQYLDDDGARHGVGSADVNAYIREATGEDFSAKDFRTWGASVLAFDHIWAAGAEGKVSLKGMLEEVAAALGNTPAISRKSYVHPALIEMCKTGDVTSLCEARLPRATRYLNPHERALIAFLDELASATSKETAKAA; from the coding sequence ATGACCGCCAAATCCGCTGCCAACGATCCGCACCCGCTCCCCTCCAAGCTGGTCTATGTCGACGACCAGCTGCCCGGCATCTCCCGCAGGAAATCGGGCCATGGCTGGGCCTATTTCGATGCCAGGGGCCAGCGCATCAGGGATCGCGAGGAGATCGACCGGCTGAACGCGGTCGCGATGCCGCCGGCCTATAAGGATTGCTGGTTCTGCCCCTCGCCGCACGGCCATATCCTGGCGACCGGCTTCGACGAGAAGGGGCGCAAGCAATATCGCTACCACCCCGCCTTTCGCGAGGCGAAGGACAGCGCCAAATATGAGCGGTGCGCCGATTTCGGGCGCCACCTGCCCCTGCTGCGCGCGCGGGTCGAGGCCGATCTGGCGGGGCGCAAGCTGGCGCGGGATACGGTGCTCGCGGCGATCGTGCGGCTGCTCGATCTGGGGCGCGTGCGGGTGGGCAACGAGGCCTATGCCAAGGCCAACAAGAGTTTCGGGGCGACGACCTTGCGCAACCGCCACGCCAAGGTCAGCGGATCGAAGCTCCGCCTCGAATATCTCGGCAAGTCCGGCAAGATGCAGAAGCTGACGATCGAGGACGGGCGGCTGGCGCGGATCGTGCGGCGCTGCCAGGATCTGCCGGGGCAGCATCTGTTCCAATATCTCGACGACGACGGCGCGCGCCACGGCGTCGGATCGGCCGACGTGAACGCCTATATCCGCGAGGCGACCGGCGAGGATTTCAGCGCCAAGGATTTCCGCACCTGGGGCGCCAGCGTGCTCGCCTTCGACCATATCTGGGCGGCGGGCGCCGAGGGGAAGGTCTCGCTGAAGGGGATGCTGGAGGAGGTGGCGGCGGCGCTGGGCAACACGCCCGCGATCAGCCGCAAATCCTATGTTCATCCCGCCCTCATCGAAATGTGCAAGACGGGCGACGTGACATCGCTGTGCGAGGCGCGCCTGCCGCGTGCTACGCGCTATCTGAACCCCCATGAGCGCGCGCTGATCGCCTTCCTCGACGAACTGGCCAGCGCGACATCCAAGGAGACGGCCAAGGCCGCCTGA
- a CDS encoding mechanosensitive ion channel family protein: MTQSTTEDVLAKAAEEPLFKSPADVLILWDQSLDWLLHHWLQIAIAAGAGAVIVAALLGLKSLSKKLCVRKGAHGWPLILGKVVSRTSFFFMVMLAARLVSGYARPPEMVASTIEVVWTITAAVQAALWARELIIGIIEQRSGDHDGSTLGSAIGIIRLLVTVVLFAIATVVILDNLGVNVTGLIAGLGIGGIAIGLAAKGIFDDLFSALSIIFDKPFRRGDSIKWDGTAGTVEAIGLKTTRVRAVTGEEVVISNTNLLNKELHNMARLARRRNVLTIGVTYETPPDKLAEVPDLVRRIVEQEDKCKLVRCGIVNFGASSVDFELQFDVMSEVYDVVFNARHHVLLAILRAFNEEAIGIAYPTQVTYTAAPGGELVMPWPSEVVTRLPDGPAPAIDNAGAEPAR, encoded by the coding sequence ATGACCCAATCGACCACCGAGGACGTCCTCGCCAAGGCCGCCGAAGAGCCGCTGTTCAAATCCCCCGCCGACGTGCTGATCCTGTGGGACCAGTCGCTCGACTGGCTGCTCCACCATTGGCTCCAGATCGCGATCGCGGCGGGCGCGGGCGCGGTGATCGTGGCGGCGCTGCTGGGGCTGAAATCGCTCAGCAAGAAGCTGTGCGTGCGCAAGGGCGCGCATGGCTGGCCGCTGATCCTGGGCAAGGTGGTGTCACGCACGAGCTTCTTCTTCATGGTGATGCTCGCCGCCCGGCTGGTGTCGGGCTACGCCCGCCCGCCCGAGATGGTCGCCTCCACGATCGAGGTGGTGTGGACGATCACGGCGGCGGTGCAGGCGGCGCTGTGGGCGCGTGAACTCATCATCGGCATCATCGAGCAGCGCAGCGGGGACCATGACGGCTCCACGCTCGGCAGCGCGATCGGCATCATCCGCCTGCTCGTCACGGTGGTGCTGTTCGCCATCGCCACGGTGGTGATCCTCGACAATCTGGGCGTGAACGTCACGGGCCTGATCGCGGGCCTCGGCATCGGGGGCATCGCCATCGGCCTGGCCGCCAAAGGCATCTTCGACGATCTGTTCTCGGCCCTGTCGATCATCTTCGACAAGCCGTTTCGGCGCGGCGATTCGATCAAGTGGGACGGCACGGCGGGCACGGTCGAGGCGATCGGCCTGAAGACGACCCGCGTGCGGGCGGTGACCGGCGAGGAAGTGGTGATTTCCAACACCAACCTGCTCAACAAAGAATTGCACAATATGGCGCGGCTGGCGCGGCGCCGGAACGTGCTGACGATCGGCGTGACCTATGAGACGCCGCCCGACAAGCTGGCCGAGGTGCCCGATCTGGTTCGCCGGATCGTGGAGCAGGAGGACAAGTGCAAGCTGGTGCGCTGCGGGATCGTCAATTTCGGCGCCTCGAGCGTCGATTTCGAGCTTCAGTTCGACGTGATGTCGGAAGTGTACGACGTGGTGTTCAACGCCCGCCATCACGTGCTGCTGGCGATCCTGCGCGCCTTCAACGAGGAGGCCATCGGCATCGCCTACCCCACGCAGGTGACCTACACGGCGGCACCCGGCGGCGAGCTGGTGATGCCCTGGCCTTCCGAGGTCGTAACCCGGCTGCCTGATGGCCCCGCACCGGCGATAGACAATGCGGGAGCGGAACCCGCGCGCTAA
- a CDS encoding pyridoxamine 5'-phosphate oxidase family protein → MATDAEIEGKFWSALKSAPNLMLGLDGARDGHTQPMTAQFEGEHGPIWFFTTKDNTLVAALGASHRAIASYTGKGHDLFATLHGTVTIDNDAATIDRLWSKEIEAWYPAGKADPSLTLLRLDPDKSTFWLNGSSIGAAISKLFGNDPKEGYKDNMATVALA, encoded by the coding sequence ATGGCGACCGATGCCGAAATCGAAGGCAAGTTCTGGAGCGCGCTGAAATCCGCCCCCAATCTGATGCTCGGCCTGGATGGCGCGCGCGACGGCCACACCCAGCCGATGACCGCCCAGTTCGAGGGCGAGCATGGCCCTATCTGGTTCTTCACCACGAAAGACAATACTTTGGTGGCCGCGCTCGGCGCCTCGCACCGCGCGATCGCCAGCTATACCGGCAAGGGCCACGACCTGTTCGCCACGCTCCACGGCACCGTCACGATCGACAATGACGCGGCCACGATCGACCGGCTGTGGAGCAAGGAAATCGAAGCCTGGTATCCCGCCGGCAAGGCCGACCCGAGCCTGACGCTGCTGCGGCTCGACCCGGACAAGAGCACCTTCTGGCTCAACGGATCGAGCATCGGCGCCGCGATCAGCAAGCTCTTCGGCAACGACCCGAAGGAAGGCTATAAGGACAATATGGCGACCGTCGCGCTGGCGTGA
- a CDS encoding YbdD/YjiX family protein, which translates to MIRLWARLRETARLMVGVPSYDAYRAHMAEHHPEATPLTRVAFFRDRQEARYGGKNGGRCC; encoded by the coding sequence ATGATCCGCCTGTGGGCGCGCCTGCGCGAGACCGCGCGGCTGATGGTCGGCGTGCCGAGCTACGACGCCTATCGCGCGCATATGGCCGAGCATCACCCGGAGGCGACCCCGCTGACACGGGTGGCCTTCTTCCGCGATCGGCAGGAGGCGCGATATGGGGGGAAGAATGGCGGGCGGTGTTGTTAG
- a CDS encoding carbon starvation CstA family protein, with the protein MFKHAPWILLALIGSAALAVVATARGEAVNALWIVTAAVSIFLVAYRYYALFIARQVMRLDPARATPAVRRADGLDYVATDRTVLFGHHFAAIAGAGPLVGPVLAAQMGYLPGTLWIIAGVVLAGAVQDFMVLFISMRRDGKSLGELIRMEMGPIAGTVALFGAFVIMVIILAVLSLIVVRALAESPWGMFTVAATVPLALFMGAYTRWIRPGRIGEVSLLGLVGLILALVYGQSIAQSPFWGPLFTFTPVQLCWILIGYGAVASVLPVWLLLAPRDYLSTFLKIGAIAALAVGIVIMAPPLRMPALTQFTQGGGPVWAGGLFPFLFITIACGAVSGFHALISSGTTPKLIASEAHAPFIGYGAMLTEAFVAIMALVGASILDPGIYFAMNSPAAVLGTDPASAAAAVTAMGFPIGADTLAQAARDVGEATIISRSGGAPTLAVAMAEIFSHILGGPAMKAFWYHFAILFEALFILTAVDAGTRAGRFMLQDLIGLVAPRFKDGDAWWPGLVATGLCVASWGFFLYQGVTDPLGGVNTLWPVFGISNQMLAAIALMLATAVLFRMKQDRFAWVTILPTGWLLLCTLSAGGLKLLSADPKVGFLAHAARFSDAAARGEILAPAKSMAEMERILFNDRIDAALCALFLAVVLVILVFTIRTCLAARRADRPSVAEIPPALVPAE; encoded by the coding sequence ATGTTCAAGCACGCCCCCTGGATCCTCCTCGCCCTGATCGGCAGCGCCGCGCTCGCCGTCGTCGCCACCGCGCGGGGGGAGGCGGTCAATGCGTTGTGGATCGTCACGGCCGCCGTTTCGATCTTCCTCGTCGCCTATCGCTATTATGCCTTGTTCATCGCGCGCCAAGTGATGCGGCTCGATCCCGCCCGCGCCACGCCCGCCGTGCGCCGCGCCGACGGGCTGGATTATGTCGCGACCGACCGCACCGTGCTGTTCGGCCACCATTTCGCGGCGATCGCGGGGGCGGGGCCGCTGGTCGGGCCGGTGCTGGCGGCGCAGATGGGCTATCTGCCGGGGACGCTCTGGATCATCGCCGGGGTCGTGCTGGCGGGCGCGGTGCAGGATTTCATGGTGCTGTTCATCTCGATGCGGCGCGATGGCAAATCGCTCGGCGAGCTGATCCGCATGGAGATGGGGCCGATCGCGGGCACGGTCGCCCTGTTCGGCGCCTTCGTCATCATGGTCATCATTCTGGCGGTGCTGTCGCTGATCGTGGTGCGCGCGCTGGCCGAGAGCCCGTGGGGCATGTTCACCGTGGCCGCCACCGTGCCGCTGGCGCTCTTCATGGGCGCCTACACCCGCTGGATACGCCCCGGCCGTATCGGCGAGGTGTCGCTGCTCGGCCTCGTCGGGCTCATCCTCGCGCTCGTCTACGGCCAGTCGATCGCGCAATCTCCTTTCTGGGGTCCGCTCTTCACCTTCACGCCCGTGCAGCTGTGCTGGATATTGATCGGCTATGGCGCGGTCGCCTCGGTGCTGCCGGTGTGGCTGCTGCTGGCCCCGCGCGATTACCTCTCCACCTTCCTCAAGATCGGGGCGATCGCCGCGCTGGCGGTGGGCATCGTCATCATGGCGCCGCCGCTCCGGATGCCGGCGCTGACCCAATTCACCCAGGGCGGCGGGCCGGTGTGGGCGGGCGGGCTCTTCCCCTTCCTGTTCATCACCATCGCCTGCGGGGCCGTCTCGGGCTTCCACGCGCTCATCTCCAGCGGCACCACGCCCAAGCTGATCGCCAGCGAGGCGCACGCGCCCTTCATCGGCTATGGCGCGATGCTGACGGAGGCTTTCGTGGCGATCATGGCGCTGGTCGGCGCCTCGATCCTCGATCCGGGCATCTATTTCGCGATGAACAGCCCGGCGGCCGTGCTGGGCACCGATCCCGCCAGCGCCGCCGCCGCCGTCACCGCCATGGGCTTCCCGATCGGCGCCGACACCTTGGCGCAGGCCGCGCGCGACGTGGGCGAGGCGACGATCATCTCGCGCTCGGGCGGCGCGCCCACGCTCGCCGTGGCGATGGCCGAAATCTTCAGCCACATCCTCGGCGGGCCGGCGATGAAGGCCTTCTGGTATCATTTCGCGATATTGTTCGAGGCGCTGTTCATCCTGACGGCGGTGGACGCCGGCACCCGCGCCGGCCGCTTCATGCTCCAGGACCTGATCGGGCTGGTCGCGCCGCGCTTCAAGGATGGCGATGCGTGGTGGCCGGGGCTGGTGGCGACCGGGCTGTGCGTCGCTTCGTGGGGCTTCTTCCTCTATCAGGGCGTCACCGATCCGCTGGGCGGAGTGAACACGCTGTGGCCCGTGTTCGGCATCTCCAACCAGATGCTGGCGGCCATCGCGCTGATGCTGGCCACGGCGGTGCTGTTCCGCATGAAGCAGGATCGCTTCGCCTGGGTGACGATCCTGCCGACCGGCTGGCTGCTGCTCTGCACGCTCAGCGCGGGCGGGCTGAAACTGCTGTCGGCCGATCCCAAGGTCGGCTTCCTCGCCCACGCCGCGCGCTTTTCCGACGCGGCGGCGCGCGGCGAGATACTGGCGCCCGCCAAGTCGATGGCGGAGATGGAGCGCATCCTCTTCAACGACCGCATCGACGCCGCACTGTGCGCGCTGTTCCTGGCCGTGGTGCTGGTGATCCTCGTCTTCACGATCCGCACCTGTCTGGCGGCGCGGCGCGCGGATCGGCCGAGTGTGGCCGAAATTCCGCCCGCGCTGGTGCCCGCCGAATGA
- the cobU gene encoding bifunctional adenosylcobinamide kinase/adenosylcobinamide-phosphate guanylyltransferase encodes MADTLFVLGGARSGKSRYAQARAEALPGELIFLATGQAFDAEITDRIARHQADRGPRWRTVEAPLDLPAAIRAEAGAGRVLLVDCLTLWASNLLFAERDDEAETADLVAAIGAAAGHVILVSNEVGLGIVPENALARRFRDVAGRINQAVAATAGEVMFVAAGLPLKLK; translated from the coding sequence ATGGCCGACACCCTCTTCGTCCTCGGCGGCGCCCGTTCGGGGAAGAGCCGCTATGCCCAGGCGCGGGCCGAGGCTTTGCCCGGCGAACTGATCTTCCTCGCCACGGGGCAGGCGTTCGATGCCGAGATTACCGATCGCATCGCCCGCCACCAGGCCGATCGCGGCCCGCGCTGGCGGACGGTGGAGGCCCCGCTCGACCTGCCCGCCGCGATCCGCGCCGAGGCGGGGGCGGGGCGGGTGCTGCTGGTCGATTGCCTGACCCTTTGGGCCTCCAATCTGCTGTTCGCCGAGCGCGACGACGAAGCGGAGACGGCCGATCTGGTCGCGGCGATCGGGGCGGCGGCGGGCCATGTGATTCTCGTGTCCAACGAGGTGGGGTTGGGAATCGTGCCGGAGAATGCGCTGGCCCGCCGCTTCCGCGATGTGGCGGGACGGATCAATCAGGCCGTCGCGGCGACGGCGGGCGAGGTGATGTTCGTGGCCGCCGGGCTGCCGCTGAAGCTGAAGTAA
- a CDS encoding nitroreductase family protein — protein MFNDTATAATLLATRRSGKPRDMVAPGPDAAQMRRILEAAIRVPDHGKLAPWRFLTIADAAREDFAALLRDAYIATKPGPGRVELQAIEDFAHQAPALVIAIFAPVTTSHIPLWEQELSCGAACMNLLTATHAEGLVGGWLTGWATYSEAVAAGLGLTAHEKIAGFLFLGTPSRDLEERPRPDYDKVVAAWPADGPKG, from the coding sequence ATGTTCAACGACACCGCCACCGCCGCCACCCTCCTCGCCACCCGCCGATCGGGCAAGCCGCGCGACATGGTGGCGCCGGGGCCGGATGCCGCCCAGATGCGCCGCATCCTGGAAGCCGCGATCCGGGTGCCCGATCATGGCAAGCTGGCGCCGTGGCGCTTCCTCACCATCGCCGATGCCGCCCGCGAGGACTTCGCCGCGCTGCTGCGTGACGCCTATATCGCCACCAAGCCCGGCCCCGGCCGGGTCGAACTCCAGGCGATCGAGGACTTTGCGCATCAGGCCCCCGCGCTCGTCATCGCGATCTTCGCGCCGGTCACCACCAGCCACATCCCCTTGTGGGAGCAGGAATTGTCGTGCGGCGCGGCCTGCATGAACCTGCTGACCGCGACCCATGCCGAAGGGTTGGTCGGCGGCTGGCTGACTGGTTGGGCGACCTATTCGGAGGCGGTCGCGGCGGGCCTGGGCCTCACCGCGCACGAGAAGATCGCCGGTTTCCTCTTCCTCGGCACCCCCTCGCGCGACCTCGAGGAGCGGCCCCGGCCCGACTATGACAAGGTCGTCGCGGCATGGCCGGCGGATGGACCAAAAGGTTAA
- a CDS encoding GntR family transcriptional regulator: protein MSADRPVYLRLRDMIADAILDGRIKEGDALPSVRGFAAEQGANPLTVAKAYQSFQEEGLVSVRRGIGMFVVEGAVYRLRTQAREQFLKDEWPRVAATIRRLHLDPADLLERV from the coding sequence ATGAGCGCCGACCGTCCCGTCTACCTCCGCCTGCGTGACATGATCGCCGACGCCATCCTCGATGGCCGCATCAAGGAAGGCGACGCCCTTCCCTCGGTGCGCGGTTTCGCCGCCGAGCAGGGCGCCAACCCGCTCACCGTCGCCAAGGCCTATCAGTCGTTTCAGGAGGAAGGGCTGGTCTCGGTCCGCCGCGGCATCGGCATGTTCGTGGTGGAAGGCGCGGTCTACCGCCTGCGCACCCAGGCCCGCGAACAATTCCTGAAGGACGAATGGCCCCGCGTCGCCGCCACCATCCGCCGCCTCCACCTCGATCCCGCCGATTTGCTCGAGCGGGTCTGA
- a CDS encoding L-threonylcarbamoyladenylate synthase encodes MQTRIIPADPAGIAEAAALIRARQPVAVPSETVYGLAADATDSEAVARIYAAKGRPAFNPLIVHVADLAAARAIASLDTAAEALAARFWPGPLTLVLPLRPDAGIASLVTAGLDTIAIRVPAHPAMQALIAASGRPLAAPSANASGTISPTRGAHVARSLDGKVALILDGGATGHGLESTIAAPGPGTLRLLRPGPITAAMLSEATGLPVTSPTGGAIEAPGQLAAHYAPSKPLRLDATDARDGEWLIGFGSVAGHVSLSPTGDPVEAAARLFDLLHEADAGPAPSIAIAPIPHDGLGAAITDRLARAAMGAAR; translated from the coding sequence GTGCAGACCCGAATCATCCCCGCCGATCCCGCCGGTATCGCCGAGGCCGCCGCGCTGATCCGCGCGCGCCAGCCCGTCGCGGTGCCGAGCGAGACGGTCTACGGCCTCGCCGCCGACGCCACCGATAGCGAGGCGGTCGCGCGCATCTATGCCGCCAAGGGCCGCCCGGCGTTCAATCCGCTGATCGTCCATGTCGCCGATCTCGCCGCCGCCCGCGCCATCGCGAGCCTCGACACAGCCGCCGAGGCGCTGGCCGCGCGTTTCTGGCCCGGCCCGCTCACCCTCGTCCTGCCGCTGCGCCCCGACGCGGGCATCGCCAGCCTCGTCACCGCCGGGCTCGACACGATCGCGATCCGCGTGCCCGCCCATCCGGCGATGCAGGCGCTGATCGCGGCGAGCGGGCGGCCGCTTGCCGCCCCCTCCGCCAACGCCAGCGGCACCATCAGCCCGACCCGCGGCGCCCACGTCGCCCGCTCGCTCGACGGCAAGGTGGCGCTGATCCTCGACGGCGGCGCGACCGGCCACGGCCTGGAATCCACCATCGCCGCCCCCGGCCCCGGCACCCTCCGCCTGCTCCGCCCCGGCCCGATCACCGCCGCGATGCTGAGCGAGGCAACCGGTCTGCCCGTCACCTCACCCACCGGCGGCGCCATCGAAGCCCCCGGCCAACTCGCCGCCCATTACGCGCCCTCGAAACCCCTCCGCCTCGACGCCACGGACGCCCGCGACGGCGAATGGCTGATCGGCTTCGGATCCGTGGCCGGCCATGTCTCGCTATCCCCCACCGGCGATCCGGTGGAAGCGGCGGCCCGCCTGTTCGACCTGCTTCACGAAGCCGACGCCGGCCCCGCCCCGTCTATCGCCATCGCCCCGATCCCCCACGACGGCCTCGGCGCGGCCATCACCGACCGCCTTGCACGGGCGGCGATGGGGGCCGCCAGATGA